A stretch of DNA from Manihot esculenta cultivar AM560-2 chromosome 7, M.esculenta_v8, whole genome shotgun sequence:
TCTGATAGATCTCAGGTTCGAATCCCCatccccatttcaaaaaaaaaataatattaccattaataaactttttcaaatttttcaatCATTCGAacgaaaaaaacaaaagaaagagaaatgttgatatttatcaaaaatttcctTTATATAGGTAGTAGGGTggattaggggtgagcagtattcggttcagatcgaaaaaatcgatcgaattgatttaaaattttgattcggttttttatacatttcgattcggttcggtttttaattttaaaaatttcagttattttggttcggttcggttttaattagaaaaaaattgaaaaaatcaaaccgaaccgattagtgataataatatgttttttcaataatatagagaaattaaaccatattaaaagtaaaatattttaattaaaatttaaaatattaaaaataaattgtaaaaaataaaaaaaaatattaaaaatcgaaaccgatcaaaccgaaccgaatcgaaccgaatcagaccggttcggttcgattcggtttctgatcaaaatcggttcgattcgatttttataatcactaaaattttgattttcggtttattcgattcgattcaattttaaaccgaaccgaccgaatgctcaccagTAGATGAAAGATATTTTAGAAATGAAAATATTCTTTTCACAAGTTTGACCATTAACCGTCTTTGAACTAATGAAAAAGTATATGAAAGAATGGTGTTGTTGAACGGATGTattatttaagaatttaaatatttaattttaaaaattaagatattaattcgttaattttattaaaatttaaaaataagaatataatttattttaaatttttaataagaaaaataactCTTTGATCCttataatatagaaaactaATTGATTAATcattcaatttcaaaaattatattaaaaattttttaaaattttaaaaattctactgACTAGCatgtcaattaaaattaatcgttaaatataataaaaaaagtctACTGACTGGTatgtcaattaaaattaatcgttaaatatcataaaaaaaaatctaaaatactcttaaaaaaattaattagtaaatatttttataaaattaagagattaactaataaattttctaatattataaagactaaataatataatagtTAACGTTTAAATTTATCAGAATCactaattgataattttttaaattattttaatatattttttaaaattgaaaaatattttttaaaattaaaaaataaactaataaaacttctaaaatttatattctaCATTCGCAAGTAAGCGTGCGGCTGCCGTCCACGCGTAATTTGGTTCATTGCTTTAGAACCACCCACCATCACCCATTCTCTTTGTTATAACTTTAGAGGACAAACAATCTATTATCTGGTTATCATTTATtctaagttattttttatttgagtttgaataacattaaaattaaattgaattagaaTTATTGAATTCGATTTCTAGTTAAAATTcagtttttttcaaaaaaaataaattgaaaaagaaatttcTTTTACACttaatattgaattaaaattgaataatttgaTTCCAATTTTCTTAAACGATCAATTGAAGTTgttatttcattcaaaattgTTCAGATTAAATTACACTCACActctaaatgaaaaataatgataaaatttaattatttattaaattataaaaaagcaATATTTGATTCAATGCAATagaataaagaataaaatatatatattatcttttTGAATAAGAGATTAAAGGTATGATATTGTATCAAGTgggtaatattttttttttaaataaaaattgagaattgaCGGTGTAGAATCTAAGTGAGAATTAAACCAGATaggtttatattattaatatgaattAATTTCCATACTAAATTATATGAACATAGCTATCAtgcaatataattaataatatatttttaatatgaatatttttatttattatattaaaattattaaaaaaaaaaaaagcagcatTGCCAGGACTTTCCAGCTTGTAAGTAAATAAAGCAAGAATTCAAATTGATTCTCCACTAAAAAAAGGCAGAAAAGAGGTGTCGTATCTCATCACAAAGGACTTATCACTTCTACGCAGAGTGTGtgctttaatttaaatttattaatcaataattaatataaattaattaattaaattaaatactaataTATTAACTCATTGAATCCTAATCCTAAAACACCAAtcacttattttttttaaaatataatttaattttaattaattcgataattaaaaatatatcactTATTTAATTGATACAGTTTtaaatctatatttttttagtaaattaaatcgattcgaGATCTATATATTATAGATGGATTAAACTTAGAGGTGTATGTGAAAATGGAAAGGGAAAGAAACAACAATATTATAGAAATTTCAAAACCTTACGTCTTGTGTTTGTTAAGCAATTTCTGCTTTGCAGCTTTCAACATAATTTCCAAGCTTACTCTAGATAATGGCATGAGTCGTTATGTTCTTGTTGCCTATGGACATGCTCTTGCGACTTTAACCACTGCTCTTCTCGCACTTCTCTTTGAAaggtgatttttcttttttctcactACTCTTAATTATAGAATTACCAAAAACTCTGCTCTTCTTCTCTATCGATTTAAGGGATGAAAGGATAGAGAACTTTGAAATTCTCTCCGgtcaagaattaaaattttataatcactGGCTAATATgtattttacaattaaaattggatgaacaaaataattaaaacaatatAAAGACAATGAGAATATTTATCAGAAGAAATTATAAATGATCCAAAAAGAATTATAGAAGAAAGATCTTTTAGATCTTTTAGATTCAAAAGAATATAAgtattttacaattttaatttaaatagaatatcaatttaattatctaattaaaggaaagatttttaaataaaaaataaatttgtaacTAGTATCTAAGCAGGGTTATTTTTGGCGATATCAATATTTCCTTAAGAGCGTGTGTACTTGTTTCAACTACTGCTTTCATATTTGCCTATATTAATTCTCCATTTAACTGTGTCGATCGGTAAATGGATGTTTTGTGCAGGAAAAATGAAAGCAAACTGAGTTTACCCGTTTGTGGAAACATCTTCTTCTTGGGCCTTCTCGGGTGAGTACATGAGAATTAGCTTTACAACTATTAAGATATTTGAATctaaattcatatatttatttcacacgctttaattaattttgataaacatCCCTCGGAATATTTGAAGTAATGATtaccaattaaatttataatatgctAAATGCATTTTCTCGAATCTGAGCAAACTTGTCACTACTATATTTTAGGGTTTAAACGATAATATTTTAGTAGTTatgaaattattatcttaatactACTAGAACAACAATTTAATTGCcataaaattattacaaataaaattttatttttttattatatataataatatattttaataaaaatttattttagtagataattttaatttattataatattattaatttgatataCCACCTCAATATGATAAAATGGttcagtattttattatttttattgggTCCCATTATAATTTTGTACCTTTAGTTGaagaaaaattcaattaatatgaAATGATATTTTCAGAGCAATATTAAGGACAACGTATCTTGCGGGAATGGAATGCACATCTTCAACATTTGCATCTGCTATGGGCAACTTGATCCCTGCTATTACTTTTCTTTCGGCAATTTGCTTCAGGTACTTACTCAAGCTTCAGACTCTATACATCTGTATAGTCATACGGTAGCGAATCTAAAAATTTAAGTTAgagtcttattttatttttctaataaaatcttcgatttcacttattttaaaatttttttgtctttataaatattaaaaattataattatggtTCCTATATATAAATCTCCaatttcataattaaatataattatataacttttaaaaaatttatcaattcagGCTTAACCTGGTGGTAAGTGCATCCgaataaatctgagagatctcAAATTCAAATTCTCCATTcccattgaaagaaaaaaaaaatttactataaaaataatttaaacaaattaCTTTAAAACCCTTCACATTTTATTGTATTCATTaccataagtattaaaattaacagtaaaaaaatttataacgtatatattaataaacatataaaaataatataaataataattattagtaatatataaaatatataaaaatgataaaatttataatcattagcgataatatttattattgctaattaataactttttagcagtaattataattttgccataaaatatctataattacaaaactaaataatttctaTAGCTttgaaaattcaaataaaaagtcTCTTTCGCTAAGTTTTTAGCACGGCTACCTTTAGtctaacaataaaaattaagagtGAAGATAACAGTAACGTTTTAAAACTTAACGAGAAAGACATTTTAATTGAGTTTACAAAACTATATAgactatttaatatatttttaaagcaaaagattaattaattaataaaaagtttaatatttaattcttataatatgaaaaaatttattggtgaatttttttattttaaaaaatgtattaaaatatttttaaaacgcTCATTAATTAGTTCTCCgttaattttaactgttaaatattataaaaaaaatctaaaatattcttaatatggagatattaattaatagattttttaaaaatttaagagattaattaataaattttttaaaattataaaaattaaataataaaatacttaatagtaaaattaataggagactaattaatagactttttaaaatattagaaatattttaatataatttttaaaatttagaaataattagtaaatttttttatattgtagaaattaaataataatttttttttatattatagagattaaataacgattttattttttcttttaattcagGATGGAGAAATTAGTGTTGGGGAAGTTTAGTAGCAAAGCACAGATTGTAGGAACTGTGGTTTCATTTGGTGGTGCAACGCTTATGACACTCTATAAGGGcattgttgtaatttcactgCAGCTTGGACACAATAAAAGAGCTCACTCCCAATCAAAAGTAACCCTAGATCAAGATTGGATAAAGGGCTCCTTCCTGCTTCTCGTTCATTGTCTCTCAACAGCTATACTCTACATCTTACaggtaattattaatataatacataattttggagaaattataaaaaaggtTACCGCATTTTCAAATCAGGATTTATGATTAAATTTGCGATAAAATAGTATCTTATAATTATACACCTCAACGAATTTTCGAtgaaattcatatttataattaagagtaaactataatttaattCCTCTAGTTTAGTAAATACAATCTTtcgtttttctgtttttaaaaaccttcaatttaatatttcacatttaaaaaaattataaaatagtccTTATcgtcaaattttcagttaacctaccatttattttaataaaaataactaaactaccattttctcctcatccttctccttcttttcctgatcttattcttccttttctcctcctcctcctcctcctcctccttctttttctttttctccttctccttcttttcctaatcctttctcctccttctccttctcctcctcctcctcctcccgatcctcttcttccttttcttctcatcttcttcctcgtcctcttcctcctcctcctcctcttcctcctcctcctcctcctcctcctcctcctcctcccgatcctcttcttccttttctcctcatctTCCTCCTCGTCGTcgtcctcttcctcctcctccttctttttTCTGTGTTGGGATGGAGTGAATACTGTTTGGTTgaattttttacttaaaaggTAGTTTaatcattttcattaaaataaacggaaggttaactgaaaatttgacggtaggaactattttgcagttttttaaatataaaggattaaattgaaggttttttaaaacagaggaaCGAAATATTGTATTTCACTAAACTAGAgagactaaattacagtttaccctataattaaatattcaatatattattattaaaatttaattagattaattaaaaattactgcAAAAAATACATGGAtcattttgatataaaattaacttcaaactaaaaaattcataaaattacaCGATATTTCTGTAAGATacgaaaaattaatattataaacttACCAAAAATAGTATTGATTAAGTTTCTTGCATGTTGAGATATGGCAACTGAGGTAtaagaaataatacaaataatgcAGGCAAAAACAATAAAGAAATATCCAGCACCAATAGCTCTTACAACATTAAGTTGCCTAGTAGGAACTGCAATTTCAACTATTGTGGCAGCTATTTTAGACCATAAAGCTTCATCATGGAGATTGTCCTGCAATATTTCTCTTGTTGCCACTCTTTATAGTGTAAGttccttttattttaatatattaaattttagtttaagtTTATTTTGATTTCAATTATCCACAAATATATTTCCATACAATCAGTTTTGCAAAGTCAAATTTAGGAGAAACCCCTTATTCCATTTGGGAAAGTAATATGAAATATCAAACATATCATAAATTAacgtatacatatatatacagtTACTAATGTCATTTAGGGCGTGAATTCAATCGATTTgctttaaaatcgaatcgaactgaataaattaaaaattaaaattttaatatttatgaaaattaaatataattaattttatactgaaactaacttaaatcaaatcgatttaatCCTATTCGATTTGATGTAttgaactttttaataattattttattttttacactttatttttaatattttaaattttaattgaaatattttaactatttatatttataaataataatataatattgttcactaatcgattcgattcgtttttatcgatttttttaattacaatcGACTGAATCaaaagaatataaatttttaaaaataaaaatcaaatcaaatggaaaataatttaaaattgaatttttaaattgattcaattcgatttttttttttaatttgaattggtTCACCactaatattattttcaaaattaattaataaatttcgaATACAATGATTAGGCTCATTTTATTCTTAAGGGGAAAACCTAGTTTAATAATTCTTAGAAAAGGTATTATTGGGAGGAATAGCCTTCAAGAGATTGCCTTCTGTCAATTGTAAAATAGACACGGTTTATAttataaacttaaaattttagattataaagtcaattcttttatatttgccttaattttaaccattaatttcaattaattttaataaataatttttacttcACGTATTATATTACAAAGAGTTATTCCATGAAAGGCcttttagataaaaataaaatctaaacatttaccattaatttatatttatattttaaattttaaatattgaataataaaactaaattttttttcaatttatcacaattataacaaaaaaactaaattgaatctGAAAAATTAATAGCAAACTATAATataatccttaaaattttatttgactaataaaatagttcttaaaatacatatttttattttaataatattttttttaatctcattATTTACTTCTTATTTTCAGTTTTATCCACTTATTgtagataaataaaattttaaaatgtaaaaatattatagattaaaatatataatattttattttatttaaatattattagtatgaaatacagttttttttttacttattatgagaataataaaataaaatattgaatatcTCAAATAATTTATGAGAATACAGTTAAGatatatgaatttttataaaaattataaaaaaataactttatagattaaaacatataatatttcattttatttaatattattgatatgtaATATATAGTTttctatatattaaaaatatgtacataatttatgatattgagtataaatatttttattttaatatataacatTGAGGTAATCGCtaaaaataattatgtaatttttattttgttacaattatattttatatttttttgctaattaaattctaaacttttaaaattgctCCAAAAGCATTCGAAGTGTTTCTTGTGCCACTAATAATTTCATAATGTTAATCAGccacttttttaaaattatactaataattAGAgtgattttcaaaaaaattaataatatataaattaatttaggaTTTAATtgtctaaattgatttgattaagtagttaaaagaatatataatttatctgGAGTTTTAAATTCGAGTCTCGAGTCTCCATTCTCCatcttcttaaaaaaaattacattaataaaatagataGTCGCTAAAAATAAtcctatattttaaatttattataattttattttaaaattttaaattattattatttttactctGAAATTTACTAACATGATGATGACGTGTCGAATGacgtaaaaattcaattaatttgataaaaaaataatacatgatgtaattacaataaaatcaaaagtatataattttttttgtaattaactCTATAacatttatatgtgatattttatgtaatgaagattttatttataataaatatttatttaatataacatatttaatattatatataataaatataaaataaatttaatattacatatgatgaatataaaataaatttactttcaatataaaatttaaattaaaaatctatgtcttattaaaataaaattttaaatactatatTGTTATTTGTCATtaaagttttttaatttaatttagtattcttagttataattgtgataaaattaaaaagatttaattttattatttaaaatttaaaattttgaatataaatataaattaacgtaaatatttaaaattttttattcaacttTTAaggattattaattttttttattaaaattaattaagactaatgattaaaattgagaaaaatgtaaaaaaattcactttattattgaaaattttaagtttaagaCATTAATATcctaaacttttttttaaaaaaaatgataatatcctaaactttaaattttaaataattaaactgaACCATTAAAATTTATCACAATGTTAgttcaaattaattttgacaAAATTTTAAGATCTACCATTGTCAtcttagttattttttaatttatactgattagataaaataatttaaatttttttataaatttatatttatatctcaacattttaatttattggataaaataatttaaacttttttataagTTTACCTTTATATCTCAATCTTTCAATTTTCTATAGTGGGAATATAGACACTCAAaagattaatagatttttggcTATGGCACTGGCAggataaaaaagttaaattgtTCGTCAACTTTCTTTGCAGCTCTGAATGCAAGGGAAAGGATAGAACTTAAACTAATAGAATATAAATGAAGAAAATGAATAAGAGAGACTAATTTACAAACGAAGAAGACTATCcaccaatttattttttttcttctctgttAGTATTTTGATTAAGGATATGATCGTTGATTTTTTTAGCATCTTCAtaattatatttctattattCGAAATTGAAAGATTATGATATCAACGCGAATTTGTGAAAAGGTTTTGATTATTTTGTTcaataaattacaaaaattagatataaatgtaaatttacaaaaatgtttagattattttattcaataagttaaaaatatagttatttaaaaaataattaaaaaatttaagatgttagattttgatcaaaattaatttgaatttaaactcTTATATACAAACAGTAATggaaaagataaataatatttcAGGGGATTGTGATATTTGGAATCATAGTGTACGTTCAAATGACGGTGATAAGAAAAAAAGGTCCAGTTTTCGTCACAGCATTTAGACCTTCTTCGACAGTTCTCGCGGCTGTTATGGGAGTGCTTATTCTAGGAGAAGCCTTGCACTTGGGAAGGTAGGTTTATTATTTAGCCCATTTTTTAgataatttctcttttttttactatttatattgaaattaacAGTAAAAGTTTTTACTATTAAAGTATAAAATTtgctattaaaaatttatgataGCAAAATATATGTTTGTTGCGgccataaattttttataatgaaatcatatttcctgctaaaaaataattactctCAGTAACAAATATTGTTATAAAcagaattttttattattatttataattttcgctgttattataatttgaaagatttataatttagtccctgaatattgccattattaacaaatcaatccttatatttttcagaaatctattaaaacgtcattatcttttctctctgtcaacaaaatagtccctctgtctatttttacagttaaaaat
This window harbors:
- the LOC110619205 gene encoding WAT1-related protein At5g07050, which encodes MERERNNNIIEISKPYVLCLLSNFCFAAFNIISKLTLDNGMSRYVLVAYGHALATLTTALLALLFERKNESKLSLPVCGNIFFLGLLGAILRTTYLAGMECTSSTFASAMGNLIPAITFLSAICFRMEKLVLGKFSSKAQIVGTVVSFGGATLMTLYKGIVVISLQLGHNKRAHSQSKVTLDQDWIKGSFLLLVHCLSTAILYILQAKTIKKYPAPIALTTLSCLVGTAISTIVAAILDHKASSWRLSCNISLVATLYSGIVIFGIIVYVQMTVIRKKGPVFVTAFRPSSTVLAAVMGVLILGEALHLGSVLGAVLIIVGLYAILWGKEQEKAKENKLPNLAIVAVDHSIKEKPDSK